A genomic region of Prosthecodimorpha staleyi contains the following coding sequences:
- a CDS encoding ATP-binding protein, giving the protein MKVGIELGLTRTGEPLAMDLEELLSTRLLVQGNSGSGKSHLLRRLLEQSAGAVQQAIIDPEGDFVSLADRYGHVVVEADRSPGELTRIATRIRQHRASVVLNLEGLDAEEQMRCAAAFLNGLFDADRDYWFPMLIAVDEAQLFAPAAAGDVADEARKISLGAMTNLMCRGRKRGLAGIIATQRLAKLAKNVAAEASNFLMGRTFLDIDMARAADLLGMERRQAEAFRDLESGRFIALGPAVSRRPIEVRIGTVETRARSGRPSLLAMPEIAPDALQDLIFEPGAEIPPPPPPRVRAAPRPVEIPQTAIAGPFGRRIDASAERRTEAEFSGFRSETLAPPAVEPEPDPRSPEERAAELEAIYAEVLADPETPFRPLPLVYQDFLLHCRVHRLADHGQDLSAFRRRLNLARAGISDAADPDWAPVIEIAEALPEEMQSVFLIVARAARERAPCPSDEDLARAYGSHSPSRGRWLLTFMGERGVIRTEVDFRGYRSVIVAGVGWRTAPGHPKGVEPVPRRRSERRRLAE; this is encoded by the coding sequence ATGAAGGTCGGAATCGAACTTGGGCTGACCCGGACCGGCGAGCCGCTCGCCATGGATCTCGAGGAGCTCCTGTCGACCCGGCTCCTGGTGCAGGGCAATTCCGGGTCCGGAAAATCGCATCTGCTGCGGCGCCTGCTGGAACAGAGCGCCGGCGCGGTGCAGCAGGCGATCATCGATCCGGAAGGCGATTTCGTGTCTCTCGCCGACCGCTACGGCCATGTCGTGGTGGAAGCCGACCGCAGTCCGGGCGAACTGACCCGCATCGCCACCCGCATCCGCCAGCACCGCGCCTCGGTGGTGCTGAACCTGGAGGGTCTCGACGCCGAAGAGCAGATGCGCTGCGCCGCGGCCTTTCTGAACGGCCTGTTCGACGCCGACCGGGACTATTGGTTTCCGATGCTGATCGCCGTCGACGAGGCGCAGCTGTTCGCGCCCGCCGCCGCCGGCGACGTGGCCGACGAGGCCCGCAAGATCTCGCTCGGCGCCATGACCAACCTGATGTGCCGCGGCCGCAAGCGCGGGCTGGCCGGCATCATCGCCACGCAGCGGCTGGCGAAGCTCGCCAAGAACGTCGCCGCCGAGGCCTCCAACTTCCTGATGGGTCGGACATTCCTGGATATCGACATGGCGCGTGCGGCCGACCTGCTCGGCATGGAGCGGCGCCAGGCCGAGGCCTTCCGCGACCTCGAATCCGGCCGCTTCATCGCCCTCGGCCCGGCCGTATCGCGCCGGCCGATCGAAGTCCGCATCGGCACGGTCGAGACCCGGGCGCGCTCCGGCCGTCCCTCCCTGCTGGCCATGCCGGAGATCGCACCGGATGCCCTGCAGGACCTGATCTTCGAGCCGGGCGCCGAAATCCCGCCGCCCCCGCCGCCACGGGTCCGGGCTGCGCCACGTCCGGTCGAGATCCCGCAGACGGCGATCGCGGGCCCGTTCGGCCGGCGCATCGATGCCTCCGCCGAGCGCCGCACGGAGGCGGAGTTCTCAGGCTTCCGCAGCGAGACCTTGGCGCCGCCGGCCGTCGAGCCGGAACCCGATCCGCGCAGTCCCGAAGAGCGGGCGGCGGAACTCGAGGCGATCTACGCCGAAGTCCTGGCCGATCCGGAGACGCCGTTCCGGCCGCTGCCGCTGGTCTACCAGGATTTCCTGCTGCATTGCCGGGTGCACCGGCTGGCCGATCACGGCCAGGATCTGTCGGCCTTCCGCCGCCGGCTCAACCTCGCCCGTGCCGGCATCTCGGATGCCGCCGATCCCGACTGGGCGCCGGTGATCGAGATCGCCGAGGCCCTGCCCGAGGAGATGCAGAGCGTCTTCCTGATCGTCGCCCGGGCGGCGCGCGAACGGGCGCCCTGCCCGTCCGACGAGGATCTGGCGCGGGCTTATGGCAGCCATTCGCCGTCTCGCGGCCGCTGGCTGCTGACCTTCATGGGCGAGCGTGGCGTCATCCGAACGGAGGTCGATTTCCGCGGCTATCGCTCCGTGATCGTCGCCGGCGTCGGCTGGCGGACGGCGCCCGGTCACCCGAAGGGCGTCGAACCTGTTCCGCGCCGGCGTTCGGAACGGCGGCGACTGGCGGAATGA
- a CDS encoding GTP-binding protein, producing MMGEDPTGSDDPAGAILAAADAAEAADAHRAEQVRILFARPWAFDRSCADLAQLPAPDAAEVAFAGRSNVGKSSLINAILGQEGLARTSNTPGRTQQLNVFVPAKPDERSLKTSRLSSGAPKRPVEDAGLRIVDMPGYGFAQAPKADVEAWTALVFDYLRGRPNLRRVYVLIDSRHGLKPIDIEALKILDKAAVSYQIVLTKLDKIAKEADGAPVRRAMEAVGEAIRKRPAAHPIVLGTSSELGWGIETLRDEIAALAG from the coding sequence CGACGCGCATCGGGCCGAGCAGGTGCGCATCCTGTTCGCCCGCCCGTGGGCCTTCGACCGCAGCTGCGCCGACCTCGCGCAGCTGCCCGCGCCCGATGCGGCCGAAGTCGCCTTCGCGGGCCGCTCCAATGTCGGCAAGTCGAGCCTGATCAACGCGATCCTCGGCCAGGAGGGGCTCGCCCGCACCTCCAACACGCCCGGCCGCACCCAGCAGCTCAACGTCTTCGTGCCGGCCAAGCCCGACGAGCGCAGCCTGAAGACCTCGCGCCTGTCGAGCGGCGCGCCCAAGCGTCCCGTCGAGGATGCCGGCCTGCGCATCGTCGACATGCCGGGCTACGGCTTCGCCCAGGCGCCCAAGGCCGATGTCGAGGCCTGGACCGCGCTTGTCTTCGACTACTTGCGCGGACGCCCGAACCTGCGCCGCGTCTATGTGCTGATCGACAGCCGCCACGGGCTGAAGCCGATCGATATCGAGGCTCTCAAGATCCTCGACAAGGCTGCGGTCTCCTACCAGATCGTGCTGACCAAGCTCGACAAGATCGCCAAGGAGGCCGACGGCGCTCCCGTCCGCCGCGCCATGGAGGCGGTCGGCGAGGCGATCCGCAAGCGTCCGGCCGCCCATCCGATCGTGCTCGGCACCTCGTCCGAACTGGGCTGGGGCATCGAGACGCTGCGCGATGAAATCGCCGCGCTGGCCGGCTGA
- the nirJ gene encoding heme d1 biosynthesis radical SAM protein NirJ — MFRLTHFLRDLHRPGPMRPARPAAGPVVIWNLIRRCNLLCRHCYSVSGDVHFPGELSTAEVKAVMADLKAAGVPAIILSGGEPLMRPDLFEIARHGKDMGFAMSLSSNGALIDAATAGRIAAAGFDYVGVSLDGIGAVHDRFRGQEGAYAASLAGIRHLSDCGVRVGLRYTMTADNAASFPDLLDLMKAEACTKFYLSHLVYAGRGNKNRAEDAAHRATRAAVTTLIETAWADVLAGADREYVTGNNDADGVLLLMWARERMPERAADLEARLAAWGGNASGVGVANIDNLGQVHPDTFWWDYSLGNVKDRPFGAIWADTADPLMRGLKQRPRRISGRCGQCRHFHLCGGNTRVRAWRLTGDPFAEDPACYLDDREIGLDAARDRVTVTPYRGQRHEAPSLIA, encoded by the coding sequence ATGTTTCGCCTGACCCATTTCCTGCGCGACCTGCACCGGCCCGGCCCGATGCGCCCGGCGCGACCCGCCGCCGGACCGGTGGTGATCTGGAACCTGATCCGCCGCTGCAACCTGCTTTGCCGGCACTGCTATTCGGTCTCCGGCGATGTCCATTTCCCCGGCGAGCTGAGCACCGCCGAGGTCAAGGCCGTGATGGCCGACCTGAAGGCCGCCGGCGTTCCCGCCATCATCCTGTCCGGCGGCGAACCGCTGATGCGGCCGGACCTGTTCGAGATCGCCCGGCACGGCAAGGACATGGGCTTCGCCATGTCGCTGTCCTCGAACGGCGCCCTGATCGACGCCGCCACGGCCGGACGGATCGCGGCTGCCGGGTTCGACTATGTCGGCGTCAGCCTGGACGGGATCGGCGCGGTGCACGACCGCTTCCGCGGACAGGAGGGTGCCTATGCGGCCTCGCTCGCCGGCATCCGCCACCTGTCGGACTGCGGCGTCCGCGTCGGCCTGCGCTACACCATGACGGCCGACAATGCGGCCAGCTTCCCCGATCTGCTCGACCTGATGAAGGCGGAGGCCTGCACCAAGTTCTATCTGTCGCATCTGGTCTATGCCGGGCGCGGCAACAAGAACCGCGCCGAGGACGCCGCCCATCGCGCCACCCGCGCCGCCGTCACGACGCTGATCGAAACCGCCTGGGCGGATGTCCTGGCCGGTGCCGACCGCGAATATGTCACCGGCAACAACGATGCCGACGGCGTGCTCCTGCTGATGTGGGCGCGCGAGCGCATGCCCGAGCGGGCCGCGGACCTCGAAGCACGGCTGGCCGCCTGGGGCGGCAATGCGTCCGGCGTCGGCGTCGCCAATATCGACAATCTCGGCCAGGTCCACCCGGACACCTTCTGGTGGGACTACAGCCTCGGCAACGTCAAGGACCGCCCGTTCGGGGCGATCTGGGCGGATACCGCCGATCCGCTGATGCGCGGTCTGAAGCAGCGACCGCGCCGGATCTCGGGGCGCTGCGGCCAATGCCGCCACTTCCATCTCTGCGGCGGCAACACCCGGGTACGTGCCTGGCGGCTGACCGGCGACCCCTTCGCCGAGGATCCGGCCTGCTATCTGGACGACCGCGAGATCGGCCTCGACGCCGCACGCGACCGCGTCACCGTCACGCCCTATCGGGGACAGCGCCATGAAGCGCCTTCGCTCATCGCCTGA
- a CDS encoding glycosyltransferase family 87 protein, which yields MTGAAQKQSTMPAGGIEDPSVTLCAKYRIGLIVLFFLLLIPRYGVVEAIAPGVKIKELVDFHAFYMVSQMVLRGEAAASYVFQVLFAEPAYAETGTFMPWTYPPPALLLVAPFSLLPTKIAYVIFVTASLGLFLFVIHRIAGRASGLVLVAMMPAVLSCLSCGQTGFLAAALLGLAALGLIEGRSRAGAALGLMVIKPHLAITFGLAALTMGRIRFLAVAVAVGLAACAAATLAFGWPIWTAFLGAVGDAKEFLLLGYYPLVRMVSAYAFLKTAGVPAEWALAAQSVVAIGIAGAILLAARLGYTPRQVIGFALMAGVTVSPYAYDYDMPVYAVGLALLIGDLLRWGHRAEQAAIFALGFFASTYGYGLTLLWGALHRSMDEPGAMPNTPAALAVLAALALVVRIMLRARAGRSAEGAAVPVALAA from the coding sequence ATGACGGGCGCAGCGCAGAAGCAGTCGACGATGCCGGCGGGCGGGATCGAGGATCCGTCGGTGACGCTTTGCGCCAAGTACCGGATCGGCCTGATCGTGCTGTTCTTCCTGCTGCTGATCCCGCGCTACGGGGTGGTCGAGGCGATCGCCCCGGGGGTGAAGATCAAGGAACTGGTCGACTTCCACGCCTTCTATATGGTCTCGCAGATGGTTCTGCGCGGCGAGGCGGCGGCGAGCTATGTCTTCCAGGTCCTGTTCGCGGAGCCGGCCTATGCCGAGACGGGCACCTTCATGCCCTGGACCTATCCGCCGCCGGCCCTGCTCCTGGTCGCACCCTTTTCGCTTCTGCCGACCAAGATCGCCTACGTGATCTTCGTCACCGCCAGCCTCGGCCTGTTCCTGTTCGTCATCCATCGCATCGCGGGCCGGGCGAGCGGGCTGGTGCTGGTCGCCATGATGCCGGCCGTTTTGTCCTGCCTCAGCTGCGGCCAGACCGGGTTTCTCGCCGCGGCTCTCCTCGGCCTCGCCGCGCTCGGGCTGATCGAGGGCCGGAGCCGCGCGGGCGCGGCGCTCGGGCTGATGGTGATCAAGCCGCATCTGGCGATCACCTTCGGCCTTGCCGCCCTGACGATGGGTCGCATTCGATTTCTGGCCGTCGCCGTCGCGGTCGGTCTGGCGGCCTGCGCCGCGGCGACGCTCGCCTTCGGCTGGCCGATCTGGACGGCCTTTCTCGGGGCGGTCGGCGACGCCAAGGAGTTCCTGCTGCTCGGCTACTATCCGCTCGTCCGGATGGTCTCGGCCTACGCCTTCCTGAAGACGGCCGGGGTTCCGGCCGAATGGGCCTTGGCGGCCCAGTCGGTCGTGGCGATCGGGATCGCGGGGGCGATCCTCCTGGCGGCCCGGCTCGGCTACACCCCGCGCCAGGTGATCGGCTTCGCCCTGATGGCCGGCGTCACCGTCAGCCCCTATGCCTATGACTACGACATGCCGGTCTACGCGGTCGGGCTGGCCCTTTTGATCGGCGATCTGCTGCGCTGGGGCCATCGGGCCGAGCAGGCCGCCATCTTCGCCCTCGGCTTCTTCGCGTCGACCTACGGCTACGGGCTGACCCTGCTGTGGGGGGCGCTGCATCGGTCGATGGACGAGCCGGGCGCCATGCCGAACACGCCCGCGGCACTGGCCGTCCTCGCCGCGCTGGCGCTCGTCGTCCGGATCATGCTGCGCGCCCGTGCCGGTCGCTCTGCCGAGGGCGCCGCGGTTCCGGTCGCGCTGGCGGCCTGA
- the argB gene encoding acetylglutamate kinase yields the protein MTAETPVKSEAELVAEAEILSKALPYMLRYDDKTVVVKYGGHAMGDPALGRAFAEDITLLKLAGVNPVVVHGGGPQINAMLDRLGIKSEFAGGMRVTDKATVEVVEMVLAGSINKDIVQTIGEAGGRAIGLTGKDGNMVTATKIRRTVIDPATKVETEVDMGFVGDPQIVRTEVLDVMKKSEIIPVLAPICPGENGETYNVNADTFAGAIAGALGAARLLFLTDVPGVLDKDKRLIKELTRAEAQRLIEDGTISGGMIPKVETCLEALDRGVEAVVILNGKVAHAVLLELFTEHGAGTLITR from the coding sequence ATGACCGCCGAAACGCCCGTGAAATCCGAAGCCGAACTGGTGGCCGAGGCCGAGATCCTGTCCAAGGCACTGCCCTACATGCTGCGCTACGACGACAAGACCGTCGTGGTGAAATATGGCGGCCACGCCATGGGCGATCCGGCGCTGGGCCGCGCCTTCGCGGAGGACATCACCCTCCTGAAGCTCGCCGGCGTGAACCCGGTCGTGGTCCATGGCGGCGGGCCGCAGATCAACGCCATGCTGGACCGGCTCGGCATCAAGTCGGAATTCGCCGGCGGCATGCGGGTGACCGACAAGGCGACCGTCGAGGTCGTCGAGATGGTCCTGGCCGGCTCGATCAACAAGGACATCGTGCAGACCATCGGGGAGGCCGGCGGCCGCGCGATCGGATTGACCGGCAAGGACGGCAACATGGTCACGGCGACCAAGATCCGCCGGACCGTGATCGACCCGGCGACCAAGGTCGAGACCGAGGTCGACATGGGCTTCGTCGGCGATCCGCAGATCGTCCGTACCGAAGTGCTCGACGTGATGAAGAAGTCCGAGATCATCCCGGTGCTGGCCCCGATCTGTCCGGGCGAGAACGGCGAGACCTACAACGTCAATGCCGACACCTTCGCGGGCGCGATCGCCGGCGCGCTCGGCGCCGCCCGTCTCCTGTTCCTGACCGACGTGCCCGGCGTGCTCGACAAGGATAAGCGCCTGATCAAGGAACTGACCCGCGCCGAGGCGCAGCGCCTGATCGAGGACGGCACCATCTCGGGCGGCATGATCCCGAAGGTCGAGACCTGCCTGGAGGCGCTCGATCGCGGCGTCGAGGCGGTGGTCATCCTGAACGGCAAGGTGGCGCATGCGGTCCTGCTCGAGCTCTTCACCGAGCACGGCGCCGGCACCCTGATCACGCGCTAG
- a CDS encoding pyrimidine 5'-nucleotidase, whose amino-acid sequence MLASDFNPGTEAAPADPVTRFGHVETWIFDLDNTLYPAHTNLFAQVDVRIRDFVQRLLKTSHDDAQRLQRDYYRTYGTTLRGLMIEHGISPDEFLEYVHDIDHSTVAPDPVLGGAIERLPGRKFIMTNGTRRHAEKTAAALGIQHHFEDIFDIVAAGLLPKPHRETYDAFLGLHGIEPARAAMFEDLARNLAVPHALGMRTVLVVPQGTREIFREAWEMEGRDEPHVEYVTDDLAHFVARLADARAAG is encoded by the coding sequence ATGCTTGCAAGCGACTTCAATCCGGGAACCGAGGCGGCGCCTGCCGATCCGGTAACCCGTTTCGGCCATGTCGAGACCTGGATCTTCGATCTCGACAACACGCTCTATCCCGCGCACACGAACCTGTTCGCCCAGGTCGACGTGCGCATCCGGGACTTCGTGCAGCGTCTCCTCAAGACCAGCCACGACGATGCGCAACGCCTGCAGCGCGACTACTACCGCACCTACGGCACGACGCTGCGCGGCCTGATGATCGAGCACGGCATCTCACCGGACGAATTCCTCGAATATGTCCACGACATCGATCATTCCACTGTGGCGCCCGACCCCGTGCTCGGCGGGGCGATCGAGCGGCTGCCGGGCCGCAAGTTCATCATGACCAACGGTACCCGCCGGCATGCCGAGAAGACCGCGGCGGCGCTCGGCATCCAGCATCATTTCGAGGACATCTTCGACATCGTCGCCGCCGGCCTGCTGCCGAAGCCGCATCGCGAGACCTACGACGCCTTTCTGGGTCTGCACGGCATCGAACCCGCGCGCGCGGCCATGTTCGAGGATCTGGCCCGCAATCTCGCCGTGCCGCATGCGCTCGGCATGCGCACGGTCCTGGTCGTGCCGCAGGGCACCCGCGAGATCTTCCGCGAGGCCTGGGAGATGGAGGGCCGCGACGAGCCGCATGTCGAGTATGTGACCGACGACCTCGCCCATTTTGTCGCCCGTCTGGCGGATGCGCGCGCGGCCGGGTGA
- a CDS encoding Crp/Fnr family transcriptional regulator yields MAYAAHDDKQFVCTMPVFRGVAPDLLARVWDRRLPAVFEPGTVLFQQGDPAAHLYIMLEGTVKVVRQQEDGSEALISVLGRGDTIAECSYCARETYTFSAEAVTRARLLPVGVDTIADCVARDPGFALVLLRLQQRNLELLVDQVEQMKLKTAAQRVALFILRQRRGQTGAAVVELPYEKALIAQLLGMNPESFSRALAKLRELGVAVEGRSIRIGSVARLQAFARSE; encoded by the coding sequence ATGGCTTATGCCGCTCACGATGACAAGCAGTTCGTCTGCACGATGCCGGTCTTCCGCGGGGTCGCACCGGACCTGCTGGCGCGGGTCTGGGACCGGCGGCTTCCGGCGGTGTTCGAGCCCGGCACGGTGCTGTTTCAGCAGGGCGACCCGGCAGCCCATCTCTACATCATGCTCGAGGGCACCGTGAAGGTCGTGCGCCAGCAGGAGGACGGCAGCGAGGCGCTGATCAGCGTTCTCGGCCGGGGCGACACCATCGCCGAATGCTCCTACTGCGCCCGCGAGACCTACACCTTTTCGGCCGAAGCGGTGACCCGCGCCCGCCTGCTCCCGGTCGGCGTCGACACCATCGCCGATTGCGTCGCGCGCGATCCGGGCTTTGCGCTCGTGCTCCTGCGGCTGCAGCAGCGCAATCTCGAATTGCTGGTCGATCAGGTCGAGCAGATGAAGCTCAAGACCGCGGCCCAGCGCGTCGCCCTGTTCATTCTGCGCCAGCGCCGCGGCCAGACCGGAGCGGCCGTGGTCGAACTGCCCTACGAGAAGGCGCTGATCGCCCAACTGCTCGGCATGAATCCGGAGAGCTTTTCGCGCGCGCTCGCCAAGCTGCGCGAACTCGGCGTCGCGGTTGAGGGCCGCAGCATCCGCATCGGCTCCGTCGCCCGCCTGCAGGCCTTCGCCCGCAGCGAATGA
- a CDS encoding nitrite reductase, which produces MKRLRSSPERAAAAALWLALATAVAGAAEPTAGASDGIPPDAAALYATHCAACHGETRLGGQGPALLPVSLGRLKPADIARTVANGRPATQMPAFADSLDKDQIAALAAFVGKAPAVMPTWSEADIRASRVVHPAPAAAKPVFAADPLNLFVVVEAGDHHVTILDGDRFAPLARFPSRYALHGGPKFTPDGRYVFFGSRDGWISKYDLWTLSTVAEVRAGINMRNIALSADGRWIAAANYLPGTLVLLSAETLEPVRIFEAGDARKVPSRVSAVYQAPDRNSFIAALKDVPEIWEIATDPAAAPVFTGLVHNYEKGMAEALPASAGLFALRRIAVEEPIDDFFFDRGYRHLLGAAREGGRALVVNLNVGRTIATVPMPGMPHLGAGIGFTWQGRRVIAAPHLNEGRISIIDTADWTVVRTIETAGPGFFLRSHEQTPYIWADAMMGKASDGMQIIDKRTLEVERVLTPAPGKIAAHTEFDRSGRHALVSVWDQDGALVVYDAATLEERTRLPMRKPVGKYNVFNKIRFSEGTSH; this is translated from the coding sequence ATGAAGCGCCTTCGCTCATCGCCTGAGCGGGCGGCGGCCGCCGCCCTCTGGCTCGCGCTCGCCACGGCCGTGGCCGGCGCCGCCGAACCGACCGCCGGTGCATCGGACGGCATCCCGCCGGACGCCGCCGCCCTCTACGCCACGCACTGCGCCGCCTGCCACGGCGAGACGCGCCTCGGCGGCCAGGGGCCGGCGCTGCTGCCGGTCTCGCTCGGCCGGCTGAAGCCCGCCGACATCGCCCGGACCGTCGCCAACGGCCGGCCGGCCACGCAGATGCCGGCCTTCGCCGACAGCCTGGACAAGGACCAGATCGCCGCACTCGCGGCGTTCGTCGGCAAGGCGCCGGCCGTGATGCCGACCTGGAGCGAGGCCGACATCCGCGCCAGCCGGGTGGTCCACCCGGCCCCGGCGGCGGCGAAGCCGGTCTTCGCGGCCGATCCGCTCAACCTCTTCGTCGTCGTCGAGGCCGGCGACCACCATGTCACCATCCTGGACGGCGACCGCTTCGCGCCGCTCGCCCGCTTCCCGTCGCGCTATGCGCTGCATGGCGGGCCGAAATTCACGCCGGACGGCCGTTACGTCTTCTTCGGCTCGCGCGACGGCTGGATCAGCAAATACGATCTTTGGACGCTGTCCACGGTCGCAGAGGTACGCGCCGGCATCAACATGCGCAACATCGCGCTGTCGGCCGACGGCCGCTGGATCGCCGCCGCCAACTATCTGCCCGGCACGCTGGTGCTGCTCTCCGCCGAGACGCTGGAGCCGGTCCGCATCTTCGAGGCCGGCGACGCCCGCAAGGTGCCGTCGCGGGTTTCCGCCGTCTATCAGGCCCCGGACCGCAACAGCTTCATCGCCGCCTTGAAGGACGTGCCCGAGATCTGGGAGATCGCCACCGATCCGGCGGCCGCGCCGGTCTTCACCGGGCTGGTGCACAATTACGAGAAGGGCATGGCCGAGGCCCTGCCCGCCTCGGCCGGCCTGTTCGCGCTGCGCCGGATCGCCGTCGAGGAGCCGATCGACGACTTCTTCTTCGATCGCGGCTATCGCCACCTGCTCGGCGCGGCGCGCGAGGGCGGTCGCGCCCTGGTCGTCAACCTGAATGTCGGGCGGACCATCGCCACGGTGCCGATGCCCGGCATGCCGCATCTCGGCGCCGGCATCGGCTTCACCTGGCAGGGGCGCCGCGTGATCGCCGCGCCGCATCTGAACGAAGGCCGCATCTCGATCATCGATACGGCCGACTGGACGGTGGTCAGGACGATCGAGACCGCCGGTCCCGGCTTCTTCCTCAGAAGCCACGAGCAGACGCCCTATATCTGGGCCGACGCCATGATGGGCAAGGCCTCGGACGGCATGCAGATCATCGACAAGCGCACGCTGGAGGTGGAGCGCGTGCTGACGCCCGCGCCCGGCAAGATCGCCGCCCATACCGAATTCGACCGGAGCGGGCGCCATGCCCTGGTCTCGGTTTGGGACCAGGACGGCGCGCTCGTCGTCTACGATGCGGCGACGCTCGAGGAACGCACGAGGCTGCCGATGCGGAAGCCGGTCGGGAAATACAACGTCTTCAACAAGATCCGCTTCTCCGAGGGGACCAGCCATTGA
- a CDS encoding hemerythrin domain-containing protein — MAVPPALPEAAAALADDPAALARHLVEHYHAPIRALFPELLALAERVETHHGDLPECPLGLSLVVGDLFNEVIEQFDRTEQVILPLVVAGQRAAAREPARALADAQAGVTARFAALGQLTGGFVPPAFACRTWRGLYEGLDRLSRDWNDQQRIGLALVSGIA, encoded by the coding sequence ATGGCCGTCCCCCCCGCACTTCCCGAAGCCGCCGCGGCACTGGCCGACGACCCCGCAGCCCTCGCCCGCCATCTGGTCGAACACTACCACGCCCCGATCCGCGCCCTGTTCCCGGAACTGCTGGCCCTTGCGGAACGGGTCGAGACCCATCACGGCGACCTGCCGGAATGCCCGCTCGGCCTGTCGCTGGTCGTCGGCGACCTCTTCAATGAGGTGATCGAACAGTTCGACCGCACCGAGCAGGTGATCCTGCCCCTGGTCGTGGCGGGTCAGCGGGCCGCCGCCCGCGAACCCGCCCGGGCCCTGGCCGACGCGCAGGCCGGCGTGACGGCACGATTCGCCGCGCTCGGCCAACTCACCGGGGGATTCGTGCCGCCCGCCTTCGCCTGCCGCACCTGGCGCGGTCTCTATGAGGGATTGGACCGGCTCAGCCGGGACTGGAACGACCAGCAGCGGATCGGCCTGGCGCTGGTCTCCGGCATCGCCTGA